The following are encoded in a window of Kaistia algarum genomic DNA:
- a CDS encoding ATP-binding cassette domain-containing protein, translating into MTEQLIRMRGVNKFYGAVQALHDVNIDVGNREVVGLLGDNGAGKSTLIKVLSGAVPMSSGEIHVKGKKVAIRSTTDAIASGIETIYQDSALVPQLSIARNLFLGREPIKGWKFLNRMDQELMEQVTRKLLKRVGIEKNIPPSTAISALSGGERQSVAIARAMYFESNLIILDEPTNNLGVAETQGVLRFVREMRDAGHSCIFIAHNIHHVFQVVDRIIVMRGGRVVADDIDPKTTTVQEVEMIITGQELLAERPAAH; encoded by the coding sequence ATGACCGAACAACTCATCCGCATGCGCGGCGTCAACAAGTTCTACGGGGCCGTCCAGGCGCTGCACGACGTCAATATCGATGTTGGCAACCGGGAGGTCGTCGGCTTGCTCGGCGACAATGGCGCCGGCAAGTCAACCCTGATCAAGGTGCTCTCCGGCGCGGTACCGATGTCGTCCGGCGAGATCCATGTGAAGGGGAAGAAGGTCGCCATCCGTTCGACCACTGACGCGATCGCCAGCGGGATCGAGACGATCTATCAGGATTCGGCGCTGGTGCCGCAGCTTTCCATCGCGCGCAATCTCTTCCTCGGCCGGGAGCCGATCAAGGGCTGGAAGTTCCTGAACCGCATGGACCAGGAGCTGATGGAGCAGGTCACCAGGAAGCTTCTGAAGCGGGTCGGGATCGAGAAGAACATTCCGCCCTCAACCGCGATCAGCGCACTGTCCGGCGGCGAGCGCCAGTCCGTCGCTATCGCCCGCGCCATGTATTTCGAGTCGAACCTCATCATTCTCGATGAGCCGACGAACAATCTCGGCGTCGCCGAGACGCAGGGCGTACTCCGCTTCGTCCGGGAAATGCGCGATGCCGGCCATTCCTGCATCTTCATCGCCCACAACATCCATCACGTCTTCCAGGTCGTCGACCGGATTATCGTCATGCGCGGCGGCCGTGTCGTTGCCGACGACATCGATCCGAAGACGACGACGGTCCAGGAGGTCGAGATGATCATCACAGGGCAGGAGCTGCTCGCCGAACGGCCCGCCGCGCACTGA
- the tkt gene encoding transketolase — translation MKSLARRDIANAIRFLTVDVVQEANSGHPGTAMGMADIAEVLWNDFLKHNPANPHWANRDRFVQSNGHGSMLIYSLLHLSGYGLTVEDLRRHRKLHSKTPGHPEYGITAGVETTTGPLGQGFANAVGMALAERKLAAEFNRDGFPIVDHTTYVFVGDGCLMEGVAQEAASLAGALRLSKLIAVYDDNNISIDGEVGGWFADDTPARFRSLGWNVIADVDGHDPKAVSEALALARQSQDRPTMICCKTIIGFGAPNKQGKEEAHGAPLGADEVALTRQALNWDHPAFFVPDDIYAAWDARARGAAQEAAWNELFAAYRAAHPELAAAFERRMAGEVSPAIMAWVEEEAQRIVITDPVKQPIRRASSRVAGKLAGLAAELIGGSADVSVSTLAWTSASRSITASDFSGNFLHYGVREFGMSAIMNGMAAHGGLVPYGSSYLVFSDYSRNAVRMAALMGLRSIFLYTHDSIGVGEDGPTHQPVEQIVALRAIPNISVWRPGSELEALVAWHSALERKGPSVIIAARQDGAVFAHGPSDLAGIRSGGYVLRQRGTGKPDIVLAATGSELALALAAADRLEADGLTVRVVSIPNGNLFAREDEGYRNEVLATGTPAVFVEAGSPLYWHQFLKGPGTVVGVESFGESAPGPEVYRHLGVTADRVIDEARRLLATR, via the coding sequence ATGAAGTCCCTCGCCAGGCGCGACATCGCCAATGCCATCCGGTTCCTGACGGTCGATGTCGTTCAGGAGGCCAATTCGGGGCATCCCGGAACGGCCATGGGCATGGCGGATATTGCCGAAGTCCTCTGGAACGACTTCCTGAAGCATAACCCGGCCAATCCGCACTGGGCGAATCGAGACCGGTTCGTCCAGTCCAACGGCCACGGATCGATGCTGATCTATTCGCTGCTGCATCTCTCCGGCTATGGCCTGACGGTCGAGGATTTGAGGCGCCACCGGAAGCTGCATTCGAAGACGCCGGGACACCCCGAATATGGCATCACCGCCGGCGTCGAGACCACGACCGGTCCACTCGGGCAGGGCTTCGCCAATGCCGTCGGCATGGCGCTGGCCGAACGCAAACTCGCGGCCGAGTTCAATCGCGACGGCTTCCCGATCGTCGACCACACCACCTATGTCTTTGTCGGCGATGGCTGCCTCATGGAGGGCGTCGCGCAGGAGGCGGCGTCGCTGGCCGGCGCGCTTCGGCTGAGCAAGCTTATCGCCGTCTATGACGACAACAACATCTCGATCGACGGCGAGGTTGGCGGCTGGTTCGCCGACGATACGCCGGCGCGCTTCCGCTCGCTCGGTTGGAATGTGATCGCCGATGTCGACGGCCACGATCCGAAGGCTGTGTCGGAGGCGTTGGCGTTGGCGCGGCAGTCACAGGATCGCCCGACGATGATCTGCTGCAAGACGATCATCGGCTTCGGCGCGCCGAACAAGCAGGGCAAGGAGGAGGCGCATGGCGCGCCGCTCGGCGCCGACGAGGTTGCGCTGACGCGCCAGGCGCTGAACTGGGACCACCCGGCCTTCTTCGTTCCCGACGATATCTACGCTGCCTGGGACGCCCGCGCCCGCGGCGCGGCGCAGGAGGCCGCCTGGAACGAATTGTTCGCGGCCTATCGCGCGGCGCATCCCGAACTCGCCGCCGCATTCGAGCGCCGGATGGCGGGCGAAGTGTCCCCGGCCATCATGGCCTGGGTGGAAGAGGAGGCCCAGCGGATCGTCATCACCGACCCCGTCAAGCAGCCGATCCGGCGGGCTTCGAGCCGGGTCGCCGGAAAGCTCGCCGGACTGGCCGCCGAACTGATCGGCGGCTCCGCCGATGTGTCCGTTTCGACGTTGGCCTGGACTTCGGCCTCCCGCTCGATCACGGCGTCTGATTTCAGCGGCAATTTCCTGCACTACGGCGTGCGCGAATTCGGCATGTCCGCGATCATGAACGGCATGGCGGCGCATGGGGGCCTCGTCCCCTACGGCTCATCCTATCTCGTCTTCAGCGATTACAGCCGCAATGCCGTGCGCATGGCCGCTCTGATGGGTCTGCGCTCGATCTTCCTCTACACGCATGATTCGATCGGCGTCGGCGAGGACGGGCCGACGCACCAGCCGGTCGAGCAGATCGTCGCGCTGCGCGCCATTCCGAATATCTCGGTCTGGCGCCCCGGCTCGGAGCTGGAGGCGCTGGTCGCCTGGCATTCGGCATTGGAGCGGAAGGGGCCGAGCGTCATCATCGCCGCGCGCCAGGATGGAGCCGTGTTCGCGCATGGGCCGTCCGATCTCGCCGGCATCCGGAGCGGCGGCTATGTGCTGCGCCAGCGGGGCACCGGCAAGCCCGATATCGTGCTCGCGGCGACAGGATCCGAGCTTGCCCTTGCTCTCGCCGCGGCCGACCGGCTCGAGGCCGATGGGCTCACGGTGCGCGTCGTGTCTATCCCCAACGGCAATCTGTTCGCCCGTGAGGACGAGGGCTACCGCAACGAGGTCCTCGCCACCGGAACGCCCGCCGTCTTCGTCGAGGCAGGGTCGCCCCTCTACTGGCACCAGTTCCTCAAGGGGCCGGGCACCGTCGTCGGCGTCGAGAGCTTCGGCGAATCGGCGCCGGGTCCGGAAGTCTACCGCCATCTCGGCGTGACGGCGGACCGCGTCATCGACGAGGCTCGCCGGCTCCTTGCGACCCGCTGA
- a CDS encoding GntR family transcriptional regulator encodes MINRASPIPLYFQLAEVLKQEIQSGALAVGSKLPTENELCEQYDVSRSVVRQALQSLSQENLIETERGRGAFVLERKVPIEMAQLLDPLQESMAKAGFKLTTRVLKQELITAPAYIADQIGESDAIFLERLRFADGIVFLVVRNYLPFSRTPDLLASQDLDEVSLYRHLAERYDIVATTGKRQVELAKLNDQRTASLLQVELGSYVLFNREVTYDQNRKVIEYYESWHHPDRTRLTIDLQRRY; translated from the coding sequence ATGATTAACCGCGCATCCCCGATACCGCTCTATTTCCAGCTGGCGGAAGTCCTGAAGCAGGAAATCCAGTCCGGCGCCCTCGCTGTGGGCAGCAAACTGCCGACGGAGAACGAGCTTTGCGAACAATATGACGTGTCGCGAAGCGTGGTGCGCCAAGCCTTGCAGTCGCTCTCCCAGGAAAACCTGATCGAGACCGAGCGCGGCCGGGGGGCCTTCGTGCTGGAGCGCAAGGTTCCGATCGAGATGGCTCAGCTGCTGGATCCGCTGCAGGAGAGCATGGCCAAGGCCGGCTTCAAGCTGACGACTCGGGTGCTGAAGCAGGAATTGATCACGGCGCCTGCCTATATCGCCGACCAGATCGGCGAGAGCGATGCCATCTTCCTGGAGCGGCTGCGCTTCGCAGACGGCATCGTGTTCCTGGTCGTGCGGAATTATCTTCCGTTTTCGCGCACCCCGGACCTCCTCGCCTCGCAGGATCTTGACGAGGTCTCGTTGTACCGCCATCTGGCCGAGCGCTACGACATCGTCGCGACGACCGGAAAGCGCCAGGTCGAACTCGCGAAACTCAACGATCAGAGGACGGCATCGCTTCTGCAGGTCGAACTCGGCAGCTACGTTCTCTTCAATCGCGAGGTGACCTATGACCAGAACCGGAAGGTCATCGAATATTACGAATCCTGGCACCATCCCGATCGGACCCGGCTGACGATCGACCTGCAGCGGCGCTATTGA
- the deoC gene encoding deoxyribose-phosphate aldolase encodes MTDRGLRVIAGTRVQGPEPSNPGIAFTADPVESLRVNLSAAERRTAALAGRRTVKKDWQAAWLVRALQCIDLTTLSGDDTAGRVRRLCAKAMHPLRADLQAALGLSERRITTGAICVYHRFVSTAVDALQGSGIPVAAVSTGFPAGLSPFATRLEEIRASVADGAEEIDIVITREHVLTGNWRALYDEIRACKDACGPAHMKTILGTGDLQTLRNVGRASWVAMMAGSDFIKTSTGKESINATLPVTLTMIRAIRDYREMTGHVVGYKPAGGISTAKDALAYLALIKEELGNDWLQPNLFRFGASSLLADIERQLEHHVTGRYASFSHHSMA; translated from the coding sequence ATGACGGATCGTGGCTTGCGGGTGATTGCGGGAACGCGCGTGCAGGGACCCGAGCCGTCCAATCCCGGCATCGCCTTCACTGCGGATCCGGTCGAGAGCCTGAGGGTCAATCTGTCCGCTGCCGAGCGCCGGACCGCCGCTTTGGCCGGCCGGCGCACCGTCAAGAAGGACTGGCAGGCGGCCTGGCTCGTCCGCGCCCTTCAATGCATCGATCTGACGACGCTCAGCGGCGACGACACGGCCGGGCGCGTGCGCCGGCTCTGCGCCAAGGCGATGCATCCGCTGCGCGCCGATTTGCAGGCGGCACTCGGCCTGTCCGAACGGAGGATTACCACCGGCGCGATCTGCGTCTATCACCGCTTCGTATCGACGGCGGTCGATGCGCTCCAGGGCTCCGGCATTCCCGTCGCCGCCGTTTCCACCGGGTTCCCGGCGGGCCTCTCCCCCTTCGCGACGCGCCTTGAGGAAATCAGGGCCTCGGTAGCCGATGGCGCCGAGGAGATCGACATCGTCATTACGCGCGAGCATGTCCTCACCGGCAATTGGCGCGCGCTCTATGACGAGATCCGGGCCTGCAAGGATGCGTGCGGACCTGCGCATATGAAGACCATCCTAGGCACCGGCGATCTGCAGACGCTCCGCAATGTCGGCCGCGCCTCCTGGGTCGCCATGATGGCCGGCTCCGATTTCATCAAGACGTCGACGGGCAAGGAAAGCATCAATGCGACGCTTCCCGTGACGCTCACCATGATCCGGGCGATCCGCGACTATCGCGAGATGACCGGGCATGTCGTCGGCTACAAGCCGGCCGGCGGTATCTCGACGGCCAAGGACGCGCTCGCCTATCTCGCCCTGATCAAGGAAGAGCTGGGCAATGACTGGCTGCAGCCTAACCTCTTCCGCTTCGGTGCCTCGTCGCTTCTGGCGGATATCGAGCGCCAGCTCGAACACCATGTCACCGGGCGCTACGCCTCCTTCAGCCACCATTCGATGGCCTGA
- a CDS encoding aldehyde dehydrogenase family protein codes for MSIAEILETMEYGPAPESDKEAREWIRSLGAETKLFIGGAWRKAKSGATLDTVAPATGEVLAKIALANAADVDAAVKSAAKAGPAWKALSGHQRARYLYALARLIQRHSRLFAVVETLDNGKPIRESRDIDIPLVARHFYHHAGWAQLMDSELADREPIGVCGQIIPWNFPLLMLAWKVAPAIALGNTVVLKPAEYTPLTALLFAQMCQKAGLPDGVVNIVTGDGTTGEAIVRHPEIDKIAFTGSTEVGRIIREATAGTGKSLTLELGGKSPFIVFEDADLDAAVEGVVDAIWFNQGQVCCAGSRLLVQEGIHDRFVAKLRARMETLRVGNPLDKAIDMGAIVHPVQLQRIRELVELGVQEGAKLHQPGARLPEGGCFYPPTLLTGVHPASTVARVEIFGPVAVATTFRTPAEAVELANNTEYGLAASIWSETLSLALDIAPKLKCGVVWVNGTNMFDAGVGFGGYKESGFGREGGREGLAAYSKLRRGVKAVPLRSEPQPAPTGDVLGTAFVDRTAKLYVGGKQARPDGGYSRPVLTPTGAVLGEVGEGNRKDIRNAVEAARKATGWSGASEHNRAQILYYIAENLEARASEFADRLSAMTGKRKQDSAREVAASVSRLFSYGAWADKFEGAVHRPPIRGVALAMNEPVGILGIACPESPGLLGFVSTFAPAIATGNRVVALPSPRYALAATDFYQVFETSDLPDGVVNIVTGDRDALIVDLSKHEEVDGVWYFGTSEIASRVEKASAGNLKQVWTETVERDWFGPASGEGREFLGRATQVKNIWIPYGE; via the coding sequence ATGTCGATTGCTGAGATCCTCGAAACGATGGAATACGGTCCCGCCCCCGAGAGCGACAAGGAGGCGCGGGAGTGGATCCGTAGCCTTGGTGCCGAGACGAAGCTGTTCATCGGCGGAGCCTGGCGTAAGGCGAAATCCGGCGCCACGCTCGACACCGTCGCGCCCGCGACCGGCGAGGTGCTGGCAAAGATTGCTCTCGCCAATGCGGCGGATGTCGACGCAGCCGTGAAGTCTGCGGCGAAGGCGGGGCCGGCATGGAAGGCGCTCTCCGGTCATCAGCGCGCTCGGTATCTATACGCCCTAGCGCGGCTCATTCAGCGTCACAGCCGCCTTTTCGCCGTCGTCGAAACGCTCGATAACGGCAAGCCGATCCGGGAGAGCCGCGACATCGACATCCCGCTCGTCGCGCGCCATTTCTATCATCATGCCGGCTGGGCGCAGCTCATGGACAGCGAACTCGCCGATCGGGAGCCGATCGGCGTTTGCGGCCAGATCATTCCGTGGAACTTCCCGCTGCTGATGCTGGCATGGAAGGTCGCCCCGGCCATCGCGCTCGGCAACACCGTCGTGCTGAAGCCGGCGGAATACACCCCCCTCACAGCGCTGCTGTTTGCGCAGATGTGCCAGAAGGCGGGCCTGCCGGACGGAGTCGTCAACATCGTCACGGGTGACGGCACGACGGGAGAGGCGATCGTCCGCCATCCCGAGATCGACAAGATCGCGTTCACGGGCTCGACGGAGGTCGGCCGTATCATTCGCGAGGCGACGGCCGGAACCGGCAAGAGCCTCACGCTCGAACTCGGCGGCAAATCGCCCTTTATCGTCTTTGAAGATGCCGATCTCGACGCGGCTGTCGAGGGTGTCGTCGATGCCATCTGGTTCAATCAGGGCCAGGTCTGCTGCGCGGGCTCCCGCCTGCTGGTGCAGGAAGGCATCCATGATCGCTTCGTCGCCAAGCTGCGGGCGCGCATGGAGACGCTTCGCGTCGGCAATCCGCTCGACAAGGCGATCGACATGGGCGCGATCGTCCATCCGGTGCAGCTCCAGCGCATCCGCGAACTGGTGGAGCTCGGTGTCCAGGAGGGTGCGAAGCTGCATCAGCCGGGCGCCCGCCTGCCGGAAGGCGGTTGCTTCTATCCGCCAACGCTGCTGACGGGGGTTCACCCGGCGTCGACCGTCGCGCGGGTCGAGATTTTCGGCCCCGTGGCGGTAGCGACGACGTTCCGCACGCCCGCAGAAGCGGTCGAACTCGCCAACAATACCGAATATGGCCTCGCCGCCTCGATCTGGTCCGAGACGCTGTCGCTCGCGCTCGACATCGCCCCAAAGCTCAAATGCGGTGTCGTCTGGGTCAACGGCACCAATATGTTCGATGCCGGGGTCGGTTTCGGCGGCTACAAGGAATCCGGTTTCGGGCGCGAAGGCGGTCGGGAGGGGCTGGCGGCCTATTCCAAGCTCAGACGCGGCGTCAAGGCCGTCCCGCTTCGCTCCGAGCCCCAGCCGGCGCCGACCGGCGACGTCCTCGGCACGGCCTTTGTCGATCGCACCGCCAAGCTCTATGTCGGCGGCAAGCAGGCGCGGCCCGATGGCGGCTATTCACGCCCTGTCCTGACGCCCACCGGCGCGGTGCTGGGCGAGGTCGGCGAGGGCAACCGCAAGGACATCCGCAATGCCGTCGAGGCGGCGCGCAAGGCAACCGGCTGGTCCGGCGCGAGCGAGCATAACCGCGCGCAGATCCTCTATTACATCGCCGAGAACCTGGAGGCGCGCGCTTCGGAATTTGCCGACCGTCTGTCGGCCATGACCGGCAAGCGCAAGCAGGACAGCGCGCGGGAAGTGGCCGCTTCCGTGTCGCGGCTCTTCTCCTATGGCGCCTGGGCCGACAAGTTCGAGGGCGCGGTGCATCGACCCCCGATCCGCGGCGTGGCGCTGGCGATGAATGAACCGGTCGGCATTCTTGGCATTGCCTGTCCCGAAAGCCCGGGCCTGCTGGGCTTCGTCTCGACCTTCGCACCGGCGATCGCCACGGGAAATCGCGTCGTCGCCCTTCCCTCGCCGCGCTATGCGCTCGCCGCGACCGATTTCTACCAGGTGTTCGAGACATCGGATCTGCCGGACGGTGTCGTCAACATCGTGACCGGCGACCGCGATGCCCTGATCGTCGATCTGTCGAAGCACGAGGAAGTGGACGGCGTCTGGTATTTCGGGACGTCGGAGATCGCCAGCCGGGTCGAGAAGGCGTCGGCCGGAAACCTGAAGCAGGTCTGGACGGAGACGGTCGAACGGGACTGGTTCGGCCCGGCCTCCGGAGAAGGGCGCGAATTCCTCGGCCGGGCGACCCAGGTCAAGAACATCTGGATCCCCTATGGCGAGTAG
- a CDS encoding sugar phosphate isomerase/epimerase family protein → MNKLGVHALVWEAGWSHEECTRAIARTAEVGYDFIEAPALDPGSIDVDFTRRQLELNGIGINLSLGLDADTDISSGDKEKAARGKQKLEDAVRVARDLGAQYVCGILHSAFQKNVWPTTSAGVAMSAEVLGQVAETAAASGITLGLEVVNRYESNLLNTASQGVELCKRIGAPNVKVHLDVYHMNIEESDIGAAIRDTGSYIGYFHTGDSHRGYLGSGTINLAEVFRTLVAIGYTGPIAFESFSSRVVGQPLEGILGIWRNLWEDSHDLASHALMYTRAQLKAAQETLKQPERSRLP, encoded by the coding sequence ATGAACAAACTCGGCGTTCACGCGCTCGTCTGGGAAGCGGGATGGAGCCACGAGGAGTGCACGCGGGCGATCGCGAGGACGGCCGAGGTCGGATATGATTTCATCGAGGCACCGGCGCTCGATCCCGGCTCGATCGATGTCGATTTCACCCGCCGCCAGCTGGAACTGAACGGGATCGGCATCAACCTGTCGCTGGGGCTGGACGCCGATACGGATATTTCCAGCGGCGACAAGGAAAAGGCCGCGCGCGGCAAACAGAAGCTCGAGGATGCGGTGCGCGTCGCCCGGGATCTCGGCGCGCAATATGTTTGCGGCATCCTGCATTCGGCGTTCCAGAAGAATGTCTGGCCGACCACGAGCGCCGGTGTGGCGATGTCCGCGGAAGTGCTGGGACAAGTCGCCGAGACGGCGGCCGCCAGCGGCATCACGCTCGGCCTGGAAGTGGTGAACCGGTACGAATCGAACCTGCTCAACACCGCCTCTCAGGGTGTCGAGCTGTGCAAGCGGATCGGCGCGCCGAACGTCAAGGTTCATCTCGATGTCTACCATATGAACATCGAGGAATCGGATATCGGCGCGGCGATCCGCGATACGGGTTCGTATATCGGCTATTTCCACACCGGCGATTCGCATCGCGGCTATCTCGGCTCGGGCACCATCAACCTCGCCGAGGTTTTCCGGACGCTGGTCGCGATCGGCTATACTGGACCGATCGCGTTCGAGAGCTTCTCCTCGCGCGTCGTCGGCCAGCCGCTGGAAGGTATCCTCGGCATCTGGCGCAATCTCTGGGAGGACAGCCACGATCTGGCGTCCCACGCGCTGATGTATACACGCGCCCAGCTGAAGGCCGCGCAGGAGACGCTGAAGCAGCCCGAACGCAGCCGGCTTCCCTGA
- a CDS encoding TatD family hydrolase yields the protein MLIDSHLHLDFDEFATDRDEVMARAAAAGVDAYVCIGIRVRDFGRVRAVAETYDNVWCTVGTLPHFADEEHDVTAAEIAAHTRHPKVIGIGEAGLDTFYGNASWDAQVAVFQAHIDAARETQLPLVIHSVRQDAAMIDMLRSGMSKGRFRFVVHAFSGGPELAKTALELGGYLGFGGLLTYPDNHAMREIAASAPADRLLLETDSPSLAPVPYQDERNEPAHIVRTAQLLAELRGVTADELARTTSDNFYRLFAKARL from the coding sequence ATGCTCATCGACAGCCATCTGCATCTGGATTTCGACGAATTCGCCACCGACCGCGACGAGGTGATGGCACGGGCCGCGGCGGCCGGCGTCGACGCCTATGTCTGCATCGGCATTCGCGTGCGCGATTTCGGCCGGGTGCGAGCCGTCGCCGAGACCTATGACAATGTCTGGTGCACGGTCGGCACGCTGCCTCATTTTGCCGACGAAGAACATGACGTCACCGCCGCCGAGATCGCAGCCCATACCCGCCACCCGAAAGTCATCGGCATCGGCGAGGCCGGTCTCGACACGTTTTACGGCAACGCCTCCTGGGATGCGCAGGTCGCTGTATTCCAGGCCCATATCGATGCCGCCCGCGAGACCCAGTTACCGCTGGTGATCCACTCCGTGCGGCAGGACGCGGCCATGATCGACATGTTGCGGAGCGGCATGTCCAAGGGCCGTTTCCGCTTCGTCGTGCACGCCTTTTCCGGCGGCCCCGAACTGGCCAAGACGGCGCTGGAGCTCGGCGGCTATCTCGGATTCGGCGGCCTGCTGACCTATCCGGACAACCATGCCATGCGGGAGATCGCAGCATCGGCCCCTGCCGACCGCCTGCTGCTGGAAACGGATTCCCCCTCGCTGGCGCCTGTTCCCTACCAGGACGAGCGCAACGAACCGGCCCATATCGTGCGGACGGCTCAGCTTCTGGCAGAGTTGCGCGGCGTCACGGCTGACGAGCTCGCCCGCACGACATCCGACAATTTCTATCGCTTGTTCGCGAAGGCGCGTCTCTGA